The following coding sequences are from one Xiphophorus couchianus chromosome 7, X_couchianus-1.0, whole genome shotgun sequence window:
- the kpna3 gene encoding importin subunit alpha-4 has product MADNAGLENHRIKSFKNKGRDVETMRRHRNEVTVELRKNKRDEHLLKKRNVPQEESLEDSDVDSDFKGQNVTLDAILQNATSDNAVIQLSAVQAARKLLSSDRNPPIDDLIKSGILPILVKCLERDDNPSLQFEAAWALTNIASGTSAQTQAVVKSNAVPLFLRLLHSPHQNVCEQAVWALGNIIGDGPQCRDYVISLGVVKPLLSFINPSIPITFLRNVTWVIVNLCRNKDPPPPMETVQEILPALCVLIYHTDINILVDTVWALSYLTDGGNEQIQMVIDSGVVPFLVPLLSHQEVKVQTAALRAVGNIVTGTDEQTQVVLNCDVLSHFPNLLTHPKEKINKEAVWFLSNITAGNQQQVQAVIEAGLIPMIIHQLAKGDFGTQKEAAWAISNLTISGRKDQVEFLVEQNVIPPFCNLLSVKDSQVVQVVLDGLKNILIMAGDEASTIAEIIEECGGLEKIENLQQHENEDIYKLAFEIIDQYFSGDDIDEDPSLIPETTQGGTFNFDPASNMQTKEFNF; this is encoded by the exons ATGGCAGACAACGCCGGCTTGGAAAACCACCGCATcaagagctttaaaaacaagGGGCGCGATGTCGAG ACTATGAGAAGACATCGAAATGAGGTGACGGTTGAGTTGAGAAAG AATAAACGAGACGAACATTTACTGAAGAAGAGAAATGTCCCACAGGAGGAGAGTCTGGAGGACTCTGATGTGGATTCAGACTTTAAAGGG caaaatgttacACTTGATGCAATCTTACAG AACGCAACCAGTGACAATGCTGTTATACAGCTCAGTGCAGTGCAAGCAGCCCG AAAACTTCTCTCCAGTGATAGAAACCCTCCTATTGATGACTTGATAAAGTCTGGGATCCTGCCCATTTTAGTCAAATGCCTGGAAAGGGATGACAA TCCTTCACTTCAGTTCGAGGCAGCTTGGGCTTTGACCAACATCGCCTCTGGGACATCAGCACAGACTCAGGCTGTGGTTAAATCAA ATGCAGTGCCCTTGTTCCTGCGGCTGCTACACTCTCCTCACCAGAACGTCTGTGAACAGGCCGTATGGGCTTTAGGAAACATCATAG GCGACGGTCCACAGTGCAGGGATTATGTCATCTCCCTGGGCGTAGTGAAGCCTCTGCTTTCTTTCATCAACCCATCTATCCCCATCACCTTCCTACGCAATGTCACCTGGGTCATCGTTAACCTCTGCCGCAACAAGGATCCGCCTCCGCCCATGGAGACGGTGCAAGAG attttgcCTGCTCTCTGTGTGCTAATATATCACACTGATATAAAT ATACTCGTAGACACAGTGTGGGCTTTGTCTTATCTGACGGACGGAGGAAACGAACAAATCCAGATGGTCATTGATTCTGGAGTTGTTCCATTTCTTGTGCCTCTCCTCAGCCATCAGGAGGTGAAAGTTCAG actgcagctctgagggCAGTTGGGAACATTGTGACAGGAACAGATGAGCAGACCCAGGTGGTTCTTAACTGCGACGTTCTCTCGCACTTCCCCAATCTGCTCACCCATCCTAAAGAAAAGATTAACAAG GAAGCTGTCTGGTTCTTGTCCAACATCACAGCTGGGAACCAGCAGCAGGTCCAGGCAGTTATCGAGGCCGGGCTAATTCCTATGATCATCCACCAACTGGCCAAG ggtGACTTTGGCACTCAGAAGGAAGCAGCATGGGCTATCAGCAACCTCACCATCAGTGGGAGGAAAGACCAG GTGGAGTTCTTAGTGGAGCAGAATGTCATCCCTCCCTTCTGTAACCTGCTGTCAGTGAAGGACTCTCAGGTGGTGCAGGTTGTCCTGGACGGCCTCAAGAACATCCTCATCATGGCTGGAGACGAAGCCAGCACCATTGCTGAAATCATAGAGGAGTGTGGAG GTttggagaaaatagaaaacttgCAGCAACATGAGAATGAAGATATCTACAAATTAGCCTTTGAGATCATTGATCAGTACTTTTCAGGAGACGAT attgATGAAGACCCTAGCTTGATCCCTGAAACCACTCAAGGAGGAACCTTCAACTTTGACCCTGCATCCAACATGCAAACAAAGGAGTTCAATTTCTAA
- the LOC114148235 gene encoding RCC1 and BTB domain-containing protein 1 isoform X1: MVDVTKWPIFSLMAPEELPSIRKACVFGSSANEAIYITNDDEVFVFGLNCSNCLGTGDSQSTIVPKKLDFLKGRKVVSLSYGSGPHILLATDDGELFAWGHNGYSQLGNGTTNQGVAPVVVSANLISKRITEVACGSHHSMALTNLGEVYAWGYNNCGQVGSGSTANQPTPRRVSSCLQNKLAISIVCGQTSSLALVDNGEVYGWGYNGNGQLGLGNNGNQMSPCRLVGLQGVCVQQIVSGYAHSLALTDEGLLYAWGANTYGQLGTGNKSNQLSPLQILTEKERVVEVAACHSTHTSAAKTQSGHVYMWGQCRGQSIVLPHLTHFSCTDNVFACFATPSVMWRPLSVEHDDFLTVAQALKKEFDNPETADLKFCVDGKYIYVHKAVLKISRCPPSLPSRCEHFRSMFQSHWNEDMKEVIEIDQFSYAVYRAFLQFLYTDNVELSPEDAIGLLDLATSYCEDRLKRLCQHIIKRGITVENAFSLLSAAVRYDAVDLEEFCFKFCMNHLTEVTQTTAFWQIDGNLLKDFICRASRCGAFKN, from the exons ATGGTGGATGTAACCAAATGGCCCATTTTCAGCCTTATGGCGCCAGAGGAGCTCCCATCAATAAGGAAGGCCTGTGTGTTTGGCTCGTCTGCTAATGAGGCCATCTACATCACCAATGACGATGAG GTCTTTGTGTTTGGGCTGAACTGCAGCAACTGCTTGGGGACGGGGGACAGCCAGAGCACCATCGTCCCCAAGAAGCTGGACTTCCTGAAGGGTAGGAAGGTGGTGAGCCTGAGCTACGGCAGCGGACCCCACATCCTGCTGGCTACAGACG ACGGAGAGCTCTTTGCGTGGGGACATAACGGCTACAGCCAGCTTGGAAACGGGACAACCAATCAGGGAGTTGCTCCGGTGGTCGTATCCGCCAACCTGATCAGCAAGAGGATCACGGAGGTGGCTTGTGGCTCCCACCACTCCATGGCTCTGACTAACTTAGGAGAA GTGTACGCGTGGGGCTACAACAACTGCGGCCAGGTGGGTTCCGGCTCCACGGCGAACCAGCCCACGCCTCGCAGGGTTTCCAGCTGCCTGCAGAACAAGCTGGCCATCAGCATCGTCTGCGGCCAGACCTCGTCTCTGGCCTTGGTGGACAACGGAGAG GTGTACGGGTGGGGCTACAACGGGAACGGGCAACTCGGGCTTGGGAATAACGGGAACCAGATGTCTCCCTGTCGACTCGTAGGTCtgcaaggtgtgtgtgtgcaacaG ATCGTCTCCGGCTACGCCCACTCCCTGGCGCTAACAGACGAGGGTCTGCTCTACGCTTGGGGTGCAAACACATATGGACAGCTGGGCACAGGCAACAAGAGCAACCAGCTGAGCCCGCTTCAGATCCTGACGGAGAAGGAGAG ggttGTGGAGGTCGCCGCCTGCCACTCCACCCACACGTCGGCCGCCAAGACCCAGAGCGGTCACGTGTACATGTGGGGCCAGTGCCGTGGCCAGTCCATCGTACTGCCTCACCTCACACACTTCTCTTGCACGGATAACGTCTTTGCGTGCTTCGCCACGCCCTCTGTAATGTGGCGGCCTCTCTCCGTGG AGCACGATGACTTCCTAACTGTGGCTCAAGCTCTTAAGAAGGAGTTCGATAACCCAGAAACCGCTGACCTCAAGTTCTGCGTTGATGGCAAATACATCTACGTCCACAAAGCAGTCCTCAAAATTAG CCGCTGTCCTCCGTCTCTGCCGTCCAGGTGCGAACACTTCCGATCGATGTTCCAGTCCCACTGGAACGAGGACATGAAGGAGGTGATTGAGATAGACCAGTTCTCCTACGCCGTCTATCGTGCCTTCCTCCAGTTCCTCTACACAGACAACGTGGAGCTCTCTCCTGAAGACGCCATCg GGCTGCTGGATCTGGCCACGTCTTACTGCGAGGACCGACTCAAACGTCTGTGTCAGCACATCATCAAGCGGGGGATCACGGTGGAGAACGCCTTCTCTCTGCTGTCTGCCGCTGTGCGCTACGATGCCGTG GACCTGGAAGAGTTCTGCTTCAAGTTCTGCATGAACCACCTGACTGAAGTGACCCAGACGACTGCTTTCTGGCAGATTGACGGCAACCTGCTTAAAGACTTTATCTGTCGAGCGAGTCGCTGTGGAGCCTTCAAAAACTAA
- the LOC114148235 gene encoding RCC1 and BTB domain-containing protein 1 isoform X5, giving the protein MVDVTKWPIFSLMAPEELPSIRKACVFGSSANEAIYITNDDEVFVFGLNCSNCLGTGDSQSTIVPKKLDFLKGRKVVSLSYGSGPHILLATDDGELFAWGHNGYSQLGNGTTNQGVAPVVVSANLISKRITEVACGSHHSMALTNLGEVYAWGYNNCGQVGSGSTANQPTPRRVSSCLQNKLAISIVCGQTSSLALVDNGEVYGWGYNGNGQLGLGNNGNQMSPCRLVGLQGVCVQQIVSGYAHSLALTDEGLLYAWGANTYGQLGTGNKSNQLSPLQILTEKERVVEVAACHSTHTSAAKTQSGHVYMWGQCRGQSIVLPHLTHFSCTDNVFACFATPSVMWRPLSVEHDDFLTVAQALKKEFDNPETADLKFCVDGKYIYVHKAVLKISRCPPSLPSRCEHFRSMFQSHWNEDMKEVIEIDQFSYAVYRAFLQFLYTDNVELSPEDAIGLLDLATSYCEDRLKRLCQHIIKRGITVENAFSLLSAAVRYDAVVGLQRPGRVLLQVLHEPPD; this is encoded by the exons ATGGTGGATGTAACCAAATGGCCCATTTTCAGCCTTATGGCGCCAGAGGAGCTCCCATCAATAAGGAAGGCCTGTGTGTTTGGCTCGTCTGCTAATGAGGCCATCTACATCACCAATGACGATGAG GTCTTTGTGTTTGGGCTGAACTGCAGCAACTGCTTGGGGACGGGGGACAGCCAGAGCACCATCGTCCCCAAGAAGCTGGACTTCCTGAAGGGTAGGAAGGTGGTGAGCCTGAGCTACGGCAGCGGACCCCACATCCTGCTGGCTACAGACG ACGGAGAGCTCTTTGCGTGGGGACATAACGGCTACAGCCAGCTTGGAAACGGGACAACCAATCAGGGAGTTGCTCCGGTGGTCGTATCCGCCAACCTGATCAGCAAGAGGATCACGGAGGTGGCTTGTGGCTCCCACCACTCCATGGCTCTGACTAACTTAGGAGAA GTGTACGCGTGGGGCTACAACAACTGCGGCCAGGTGGGTTCCGGCTCCACGGCGAACCAGCCCACGCCTCGCAGGGTTTCCAGCTGCCTGCAGAACAAGCTGGCCATCAGCATCGTCTGCGGCCAGACCTCGTCTCTGGCCTTGGTGGACAACGGAGAG GTGTACGGGTGGGGCTACAACGGGAACGGGCAACTCGGGCTTGGGAATAACGGGAACCAGATGTCTCCCTGTCGACTCGTAGGTCtgcaaggtgtgtgtgtgcaacaG ATCGTCTCCGGCTACGCCCACTCCCTGGCGCTAACAGACGAGGGTCTGCTCTACGCTTGGGGTGCAAACACATATGGACAGCTGGGCACAGGCAACAAGAGCAACCAGCTGAGCCCGCTTCAGATCCTGACGGAGAAGGAGAG ggttGTGGAGGTCGCCGCCTGCCACTCCACCCACACGTCGGCCGCCAAGACCCAGAGCGGTCACGTGTACATGTGGGGCCAGTGCCGTGGCCAGTCCATCGTACTGCCTCACCTCACACACTTCTCTTGCACGGATAACGTCTTTGCGTGCTTCGCCACGCCCTCTGTAATGTGGCGGCCTCTCTCCGTGG AGCACGATGACTTCCTAACTGTGGCTCAAGCTCTTAAGAAGGAGTTCGATAACCCAGAAACCGCTGACCTCAAGTTCTGCGTTGATGGCAAATACATCTACGTCCACAAAGCAGTCCTCAAAATTAG CCGCTGTCCTCCGTCTCTGCCGTCCAGGTGCGAACACTTCCGATCGATGTTCCAGTCCCACTGGAACGAGGACATGAAGGAGGTGATTGAGATAGACCAGTTCTCCTACGCCGTCTATCGTGCCTTCCTCCAGTTCCTCTACACAGACAACGTGGAGCTCTCTCCTGAAGACGCCATCg GGCTGCTGGATCTGGCCACGTCTTACTGCGAGGACCGACTCAAACGTCTGTGTCAGCACATCATCAAGCGGGGGATCACGGTGGAGAACGCCTTCTCTCTGCTGTCTGCCGCTGTGCGCTACGATGCCGTGGTCGGTCTTCAAA GACCTGGAAGAGTTCTGCTTCAAGTTCTGCATGAACCACCTGACTGA
- the LOC114148235 gene encoding RCC1 and BTB domain-containing protein 1 isoform X3 translates to MVDVTKWPIFSLMAPEELPSIRKACVFGSSANEAIYITNDDEVFVFGLNCSNCLGTGDSQSTIVPKKLDFLKGRKVVSLSYGSGPHILLATDDGELFAWGHNGYSQLGNGTTNQGVAPVVVSANLISKRITEVACGSHHSMALTNLGEVYAWGYNNCGQVGSGSTANQPTPRRVSSCLQNKLAISIVCGQTSSLALVDNGEVYGWGYNGNGQLGLGNNGNQMSPCRLVGLQGVCVQQIVSGYAHSLALTDEGLLYAWGANTYGQLGTGNKSNQLSPLQILTEKERVVEVAACHSTHTSAAKTQSGHVYMWGQCRGQSIVLPHLTHFSCTDNVFACFATPSVMWRPLSVEHDDFLTVAQALKKEFDNPETADLKFCVDGKYIYVHKAVLKISRCPPSLPSRCEHFRSMFQSHWNEDMKEVIEIDQFSYAVYRAFLQFLYTDNVELSPEDAIVCVFLRAAGSGHVLLRGPTQTSVSAHHQAGDHGGERLLSAVCRCALRCRGPGRVLLQVLHEPPD, encoded by the exons ATGGTGGATGTAACCAAATGGCCCATTTTCAGCCTTATGGCGCCAGAGGAGCTCCCATCAATAAGGAAGGCCTGTGTGTTTGGCTCGTCTGCTAATGAGGCCATCTACATCACCAATGACGATGAG GTCTTTGTGTTTGGGCTGAACTGCAGCAACTGCTTGGGGACGGGGGACAGCCAGAGCACCATCGTCCCCAAGAAGCTGGACTTCCTGAAGGGTAGGAAGGTGGTGAGCCTGAGCTACGGCAGCGGACCCCACATCCTGCTGGCTACAGACG ACGGAGAGCTCTTTGCGTGGGGACATAACGGCTACAGCCAGCTTGGAAACGGGACAACCAATCAGGGAGTTGCTCCGGTGGTCGTATCCGCCAACCTGATCAGCAAGAGGATCACGGAGGTGGCTTGTGGCTCCCACCACTCCATGGCTCTGACTAACTTAGGAGAA GTGTACGCGTGGGGCTACAACAACTGCGGCCAGGTGGGTTCCGGCTCCACGGCGAACCAGCCCACGCCTCGCAGGGTTTCCAGCTGCCTGCAGAACAAGCTGGCCATCAGCATCGTCTGCGGCCAGACCTCGTCTCTGGCCTTGGTGGACAACGGAGAG GTGTACGGGTGGGGCTACAACGGGAACGGGCAACTCGGGCTTGGGAATAACGGGAACCAGATGTCTCCCTGTCGACTCGTAGGTCtgcaaggtgtgtgtgtgcaacaG ATCGTCTCCGGCTACGCCCACTCCCTGGCGCTAACAGACGAGGGTCTGCTCTACGCTTGGGGTGCAAACACATATGGACAGCTGGGCACAGGCAACAAGAGCAACCAGCTGAGCCCGCTTCAGATCCTGACGGAGAAGGAGAG ggttGTGGAGGTCGCCGCCTGCCACTCCACCCACACGTCGGCCGCCAAGACCCAGAGCGGTCACGTGTACATGTGGGGCCAGTGCCGTGGCCAGTCCATCGTACTGCCTCACCTCACACACTTCTCTTGCACGGATAACGTCTTTGCGTGCTTCGCCACGCCCTCTGTAATGTGGCGGCCTCTCTCCGTGG AGCACGATGACTTCCTAACTGTGGCTCAAGCTCTTAAGAAGGAGTTCGATAACCCAGAAACCGCTGACCTCAAGTTCTGCGTTGATGGCAAATACATCTACGTCCACAAAGCAGTCCTCAAAATTAG CCGCTGTCCTCCGTCTCTGCCGTCCAGGTGCGAACACTTCCGATCGATGTTCCAGTCCCACTGGAACGAGGACATGAAGGAGGTGATTGAGATAGACCAGTTCTCCTACGCCGTCTATCGTGCCTTCCTCCAGTTCCTCTACACAGACAACGTGGAGCTCTCTCCTGAAGACGCCATCg TCTGTGTCTTCCTCAGGGCTGCTGGATCTGGCCACGTCTTACTGCGAGGACCGACTCAAACGTCTGTGTCAGCACATCATCAAGCGGGGGATCACGGTGGAGAACGCCTTCTCTCTGCTGTCTGCCGCTGTGCGCTACGATGCCGTG GACCTGGAAGAGTTCTGCTTCAAGTTCTGCATGAACCACCTGACTGA
- the LOC114148235 gene encoding RCC1 and BTB domain-containing protein 1 isoform X4, whose translation MVDVTKWPIFSLMAPEELPSIRKACVFGSSANEAIYITNDDEVFVFGLNCSNCLGTGDSQSTIVPKKLDFLKGRKVVSLSYGSGPHILLATDDGELFAWGHNGYSQLGNGTTNQGVAPVVVSANLISKRITEVACGSHHSMALTNLGEVYAWGYNNCGQVGSGSTANQPTPRRVSSCLQNKLAISIVCGQTSSLALVDNGEVYGWGYNGNGQLGLGNNGNQMSPCRLVGLQGVCVQQIVSGYAHSLALTDEGLLYAWGANTYGQLGTGNKSNQLSPLQILTEKERVVEVAACHSTHTSAAKTQSGHVYMWGQCRGQSIVLPHLTHFSCTDNVFACFATPSVMWRPLSVEHDDFLTVAQALKKEFDNPETADLKFCVDGKYIYVHKAVLKISRCPPSLPSRCEHFRSMFQSHWNEDMKEVIEIDQFSYAVYRAFLQFLYTDNVELSPEDAIVCVFLRAAGSGHVLLRGPTQTSVSAHHQAGDHGGERLLSAVCRCALRCRGRSSKTWKSSASSSA comes from the exons ATGGTGGATGTAACCAAATGGCCCATTTTCAGCCTTATGGCGCCAGAGGAGCTCCCATCAATAAGGAAGGCCTGTGTGTTTGGCTCGTCTGCTAATGAGGCCATCTACATCACCAATGACGATGAG GTCTTTGTGTTTGGGCTGAACTGCAGCAACTGCTTGGGGACGGGGGACAGCCAGAGCACCATCGTCCCCAAGAAGCTGGACTTCCTGAAGGGTAGGAAGGTGGTGAGCCTGAGCTACGGCAGCGGACCCCACATCCTGCTGGCTACAGACG ACGGAGAGCTCTTTGCGTGGGGACATAACGGCTACAGCCAGCTTGGAAACGGGACAACCAATCAGGGAGTTGCTCCGGTGGTCGTATCCGCCAACCTGATCAGCAAGAGGATCACGGAGGTGGCTTGTGGCTCCCACCACTCCATGGCTCTGACTAACTTAGGAGAA GTGTACGCGTGGGGCTACAACAACTGCGGCCAGGTGGGTTCCGGCTCCACGGCGAACCAGCCCACGCCTCGCAGGGTTTCCAGCTGCCTGCAGAACAAGCTGGCCATCAGCATCGTCTGCGGCCAGACCTCGTCTCTGGCCTTGGTGGACAACGGAGAG GTGTACGGGTGGGGCTACAACGGGAACGGGCAACTCGGGCTTGGGAATAACGGGAACCAGATGTCTCCCTGTCGACTCGTAGGTCtgcaaggtgtgtgtgtgcaacaG ATCGTCTCCGGCTACGCCCACTCCCTGGCGCTAACAGACGAGGGTCTGCTCTACGCTTGGGGTGCAAACACATATGGACAGCTGGGCACAGGCAACAAGAGCAACCAGCTGAGCCCGCTTCAGATCCTGACGGAGAAGGAGAG ggttGTGGAGGTCGCCGCCTGCCACTCCACCCACACGTCGGCCGCCAAGACCCAGAGCGGTCACGTGTACATGTGGGGCCAGTGCCGTGGCCAGTCCATCGTACTGCCTCACCTCACACACTTCTCTTGCACGGATAACGTCTTTGCGTGCTTCGCCACGCCCTCTGTAATGTGGCGGCCTCTCTCCGTGG AGCACGATGACTTCCTAACTGTGGCTCAAGCTCTTAAGAAGGAGTTCGATAACCCAGAAACCGCTGACCTCAAGTTCTGCGTTGATGGCAAATACATCTACGTCCACAAAGCAGTCCTCAAAATTAG CCGCTGTCCTCCGTCTCTGCCGTCCAGGTGCGAACACTTCCGATCGATGTTCCAGTCCCACTGGAACGAGGACATGAAGGAGGTGATTGAGATAGACCAGTTCTCCTACGCCGTCTATCGTGCCTTCCTCCAGTTCCTCTACACAGACAACGTGGAGCTCTCTCCTGAAGACGCCATCg TCTGTGTCTTCCTCAGGGCTGCTGGATCTGGCCACGTCTTACTGCGAGGACCGACTCAAACGTCTGTGTCAGCACATCATCAAGCGGGGGATCACGGTGGAGAACGCCTTCTCTCTGCTGTCTGCCGCTGTGCGCTACGATGCCGTGGTCGGTCTTCAAA GACCTGGAAGAGTTCTGCTTCAAGTTCTGCATGA
- the LOC114148235 gene encoding RCC1 and BTB domain-containing protein 1 isoform X2 → MVDVTKWPIFSLMAPEELPSIRKACVFGSSANEAIYITNDDEVFVFGLNCSNCLGTGDSQSTIVPKKLDFLKGRKVVSLSYGSGPHILLATDDGELFAWGHNGYSQLGNGTTNQGVAPVVVSANLISKRITEVACGSHHSMALTNLGEVYAWGYNNCGQVGSGSTANQPTPRRVSSCLQNKLAISIVCGQTSSLALVDNGEVYGWGYNGNGQLGLGNNGNQMSPCRLVGLQGVCVQQIVSGYAHSLALTDEGLLYAWGANTYGQLGTGNKSNQLSPLQILTEKERVVEVAACHSTHTSAAKTQSGHVYMWGQCRGQSIVLPHLTHFSCTDNVFACFATPSVMWRPLSVEHDDFLTVAQALKKEFDNPETADLKFCVDGKYIYVHKAVLKIRCEHFRSMFQSHWNEDMKEVIEIDQFSYAVYRAFLQFLYTDNVELSPEDAIGLLDLATSYCEDRLKRLCQHIIKRGITVENAFSLLSAAVRYDAVDLEEFCFKFCMNHLTEVTQTTAFWQIDGNLLKDFICRASRCGAFKN, encoded by the exons ATGGTGGATGTAACCAAATGGCCCATTTTCAGCCTTATGGCGCCAGAGGAGCTCCCATCAATAAGGAAGGCCTGTGTGTTTGGCTCGTCTGCTAATGAGGCCATCTACATCACCAATGACGATGAG GTCTTTGTGTTTGGGCTGAACTGCAGCAACTGCTTGGGGACGGGGGACAGCCAGAGCACCATCGTCCCCAAGAAGCTGGACTTCCTGAAGGGTAGGAAGGTGGTGAGCCTGAGCTACGGCAGCGGACCCCACATCCTGCTGGCTACAGACG ACGGAGAGCTCTTTGCGTGGGGACATAACGGCTACAGCCAGCTTGGAAACGGGACAACCAATCAGGGAGTTGCTCCGGTGGTCGTATCCGCCAACCTGATCAGCAAGAGGATCACGGAGGTGGCTTGTGGCTCCCACCACTCCATGGCTCTGACTAACTTAGGAGAA GTGTACGCGTGGGGCTACAACAACTGCGGCCAGGTGGGTTCCGGCTCCACGGCGAACCAGCCCACGCCTCGCAGGGTTTCCAGCTGCCTGCAGAACAAGCTGGCCATCAGCATCGTCTGCGGCCAGACCTCGTCTCTGGCCTTGGTGGACAACGGAGAG GTGTACGGGTGGGGCTACAACGGGAACGGGCAACTCGGGCTTGGGAATAACGGGAACCAGATGTCTCCCTGTCGACTCGTAGGTCtgcaaggtgtgtgtgtgcaacaG ATCGTCTCCGGCTACGCCCACTCCCTGGCGCTAACAGACGAGGGTCTGCTCTACGCTTGGGGTGCAAACACATATGGACAGCTGGGCACAGGCAACAAGAGCAACCAGCTGAGCCCGCTTCAGATCCTGACGGAGAAGGAGAG ggttGTGGAGGTCGCCGCCTGCCACTCCACCCACACGTCGGCCGCCAAGACCCAGAGCGGTCACGTGTACATGTGGGGCCAGTGCCGTGGCCAGTCCATCGTACTGCCTCACCTCACACACTTCTCTTGCACGGATAACGTCTTTGCGTGCTTCGCCACGCCCTCTGTAATGTGGCGGCCTCTCTCCGTGG AGCACGATGACTTCCTAACTGTGGCTCAAGCTCTTAAGAAGGAGTTCGATAACCCAGAAACCGCTGACCTCAAGTTCTGCGTTGATGGCAAATACATCTACGTCCACAAAGCAGTCCTCAAAATTAG GTGCGAACACTTCCGATCGATGTTCCAGTCCCACTGGAACGAGGACATGAAGGAGGTGATTGAGATAGACCAGTTCTCCTACGCCGTCTATCGTGCCTTCCTCCAGTTCCTCTACACAGACAACGTGGAGCTCTCTCCTGAAGACGCCATCg GGCTGCTGGATCTGGCCACGTCTTACTGCGAGGACCGACTCAAACGTCTGTGTCAGCACATCATCAAGCGGGGGATCACGGTGGAGAACGCCTTCTCTCTGCTGTCTGCCGCTGTGCGCTACGATGCCGTG GACCTGGAAGAGTTCTGCTTCAAGTTCTGCATGAACCACCTGACTGAAGTGACCCAGACGACTGCTTTCTGGCAGATTGACGGCAACCTGCTTAAAGACTTTATCTGTCGAGCGAGTCGCTGTGGAGCCTTCAAAAACTAA